From Panthera uncia isolate 11264 chromosome E1, Puncia_PCG_1.0, whole genome shotgun sequence, one genomic window encodes:
- the HGS gene encoding hepatocyte growth factor-regulated tyrosine kinase substrate isoform X5, whose amino-acid sequence MKVEGHVFPEFKESDAMFAAERAPDWVDAEECHRCRVQFGVVTRKHHCRACGQIFCGKCSSKSSTIPKFGIEKEVRVCEPCYEQLNKKAEGKASSTAELPPEYLTSPLSQQSQLPPKRDETALQEEEELQLALALSQSEAEEKERMRQKSAYAAATYPKAEPAPVASSAPPASSLYSSPVTSSAPLAEDIDPELARYLNRNYWEKKQEESRKSPTPSAPAPLTEPAAPPAEGHTVPASALETPLPETDSQPVAPSSGPFGEQFQNGESEESHAQFLKALQNAVTTFVNRMKSNHVRGRSITNDSAVLSLFQSINSMHPQLLELLNQLDERRLYYEGLQDKLAQIRDARGALSALREEHREKLRRAAEEAERQRQIQLAQKLEIMRQKKQEYLEVQRQLAIQRLQEQEKERQMRLEQQKQTIQMRAQMPAFSLPYAQLQAVPAAGGVLYQPSGPTSFPGTFSPAGSVEGSPMHTVYMSQPAPTAGSPYPGMPGAGADPGMVSAYMYPAGAAGAQAAPQGPAGPTTSPAYSSYQPTPTQGYQNVASQAPQSLPAISQPPQSGAMGYMGSQSVSMGYQPYSMQNLMNTLPSQDTPMPPPQQPYISGQQPMYQQMAPSGGPPQQPPPVAQQPPAQGPPAQGSEAQLISFD is encoded by the exons ATGAAGGTGGAAG GACACGTGTTCCCAGAGTTTAAGGAGAGCGATGCCATGTTTGCTGCAGAGAGA gcCCCCGATTGGGTGGATGCCGAAGAGTGCCACCGCTGCCGGGTGCAGTTCGGGGTGGTGACCCGCAAG CACCACTGCCGGGCGTGCGGCCAGATCTTCTGCGGCAAGTGCTCCTCTAAGTCCTCCACCATCCCCAAGTTCGGCATCGAGAAGGAGGTGCGCGTGTGCGAGCCGTGCTACGAGCAGCTGAACAA gaaagcagaaggaaaggcGTCGTCCACAGCGGAGCTGCCCCCAGAGTACCTGACCAGCCCCCTGTCCCAGCAGTCCCAG CTGCCCCCCAAGCGGGACGAGACGGCCctgcaagaggaggaggagttgcAGCTGGCCCTGGCCCTGTCTCAGTCAGAGgctgaggagaaggagaggatg AGACAGAAGTCTGCCTACGCCGCTGCCACGTACCCCAAAGCAGAACCCGCGCCCGTGGCCTCGTCGGCGCCCCCTGCCAGCAGCCTGTACTCCTCGCCAGTG ACCTCGTCGGCGCCTCTGGCTGAGGACATCGACCCTGAG CTTGCCCGGTACCTCAACCGGAACTACTGggagaagaagcaggaggagTCCCGGAAGAGCCCCACGCCGTCTGCCCCCGCGCCCCTGACGGAGCCGGCTGCCCCGCCCGCGGAGGGGCACACAGTCCCTGCCAGTGCGCTGGAG ACGCCCCTCCCGGAGACAGACTCTCAGCCCGTGGCCCCCTCCAGCGGCCCCTTTGGCGAG CAATTCCAGAACGGGGAGTCGGAGGAGAGCCACGCGCAGTTTCTGAAGGCCCTGCAGAACGCCGTCACCACCTTCGTCAACCGCATGAAGAGCAACCACGTGCGCGGCCGCAGCATCACCAACGACTCGGCCGTGCTGTCCCTGTTCCAGTCCATCAACAGCATGCACCCCCAGCTGCTGGAACTGCTCAACCAGCTGGACGAGCGCAGGC TATACTACGAGGGGCTGCAGGACAAGCTGGCGCAGATCCGCGATGCCCGTGGGGCCCTCAGCGCCCTGCGGGAAGAGCACCGGGAGAAGCTTCGCCGGGCAGCTGAGGAAGCCGAGCGCCAGCGCCAGATACAGCTGGCCCAGAAGCTGGAGATCATGCGGCAGAAAAAGCAG GAATACCTGGAGGTACAGCGGCAGCTGGCCATCCAGCGCCTgcaggagcaggagaaggagcGCCAGATGCGCCTGGAGCAGCAGAAGCAGACCATCCAGATGCGGGCCCAGATGCCCGCCTTCTCCCTGCCCTACGCCCAG CTCCAGGCCGTGCCCGCGGCCGGGGGCGTGCTCTACCAGCCCTCCGGCCCGACCAGCTTCCCAGGCACCTTCAGCCCAGCAGGCTCGGTGGAGGGCTCCCCCATGCACACCGTGTACATGAGCCAGCCGGCGCCCACTGCCGGCAGCCCCTACCCCGGCATGCCTGGGGCCGGAGCAG aTCCCGGCATGGTGAGCGCCTACATGTACCCGGCAGGAGCCGCCGGTGCGCAGGCGGCCCCCCAGGGCCCGGCCGGACCCACCACCAGCCCAGCCTACTCCTCCTATCAGCCCACCCCCACGCAGGGCTATCAG AACGTGGCCTCCCAGGCCCCACAGAGCCTCCCGGCCATCTCCCAGCCTCCACAGTCCGGTGCCATGGGTTACATGGGGAGCCAGTCGGTGTCCATGGGCTACCAGCCGTACAGCATGCAG AACCTCATGAACACCCTTCCCAGCCAGGACACACCGATGCCGCCCCCACAGCAGCCCTACATCTCAGGGCAGCAGCCCATGTACCAGCAG ATGGCGCCCTCAGGGGGACCCCCCCAGCAGCCGCCCCCCGTGGCCCAGCAGCCGCCGGCACAGGGCCCTCCGGCACAGGGCAGTGAAGCCCAGCTCATCTCCTTTGACTGA